One part of the Bdellovibrio bacteriovorus genome encodes these proteins:
- a CDS encoding DUF5602 domain-containing protein, with protein sequence MKLLMLWLSVCLYGIGANAVVVWGPPTTMGKGEVRTFIETTDSGEPLSIGLAFPKEAMEGLSEHAPEVFVVALPSAMALPPYNHVMLDWMPHGHDPDSVYGRPHFDFHFYMMSSEDRQKITCLGPDEAVCMKQPLRELIPPFYVPTPAGVPQMGWHWVDPRSPEYNGQPFTSTMIYGFYNGEMSFIEPMITKEFIQATTWFASLIPVPDKVMISGHYPTAYSLAYDPFKNLYYVKLKNLVKKEK encoded by the coding sequence ATGAAGCTTCTAATGCTGTGGCTTTCAGTGTGTCTGTATGGGATCGGAGCAAACGCCGTCGTTGTCTGGGGACCTCCTACGACGATGGGGAAAGGGGAGGTGCGCACCTTCATTGAAACCACTGATTCGGGCGAGCCGCTTTCCATCGGATTGGCCTTTCCGAAAGAGGCCATGGAAGGGCTTTCTGAGCATGCCCCGGAGGTTTTTGTGGTGGCTCTGCCCTCGGCAATGGCGCTGCCTCCGTACAATCACGTGATGCTGGACTGGATGCCCCACGGGCATGATCCGGATTCAGTCTATGGTCGCCCGCATTTTGATTTTCACTTTTACATGATGAGCTCTGAAGACCGTCAGAAGATCACTTGCCTGGGGCCGGATGAGGCTGTGTGTATGAAGCAACCGTTGCGTGAGCTGATTCCGCCCTTCTATGTTCCGACGCCGGCGGGAGTTCCGCAGATGGGCTGGCACTGGGTGGATCCACGTTCGCCCGAATACAATGGGCAGCCTTTTACCAGCACGATGATCTATGGATTTTATAACGGAGAAATGAGCTTCATCGAGCCGATGATCACCAAAGAATTCATCCAGGCCACAACGTGGTTTGCCAGTCTGATTCCCGTCCCGGACAAGGTGATGATCAGCGGGCATTATCCGACGGCCTATTCGCTGGCTTATGATCCGTTTAAGAATCTGTATTATGTGAAACTGAAAAATCTGGTGAAAAAAGAAAAATGA
- a CDS encoding zinc-dependent metalloprotease encodes MSNKSQYAKAFTALLALAIFATGCTKKRDAALPEEAQENIFAISDIPELQTENSQYEVQTDDSLSTLSLGDSSKATAEKGVVAVRDSQVPKRLKYMFKGLEMSGQAGQKYSITFSVDKQFVTAYKIVTDTSELSNLEKHLAQVKEEVQLQKQLQKSKDNSKAKSMVASLKKIRSEKQALLSQKSATLLVPLFKFKINGYGVLQRVKNQLNEETSTLRMKTTDWADATHIQVSINPADRMPVGIDAASRGDLDRTFVMNKINNKLMTAGTLNSDYQIPVNLEKDTRILTLLDVDALHVFEVGQVGKTVLTDSQLAQLKSGAKNANVRQCTEEIVKALPADAQQNCILVLRYDVPVTYVRPELPVVDYEGNQDATISFKEVRAGDSVGLVQIAQNVQAKKVEANTQFDPRTTIKIADVKGKEFFYKRTIEDVAFSAASPGLAAGMAGSLTIVKFDLEESRVVVRKADLIANYKSGTNAVDYEELMSLPVKYLKLEEKDATGAKYAMARLVETSRKDADYMELDWTKNSLPQDKSPYAAIYDGCLTGIADAQVMDVNMKLDQGVLSFTQQYSTGLRWGCIGDFQAFDDYNGTPGYQAAVRVKERVSFKLNDGSTDKAFVESIPFSAQNALGYGVWTIGQANPDKNNLRGREGTEKSLPMVHDFRNGKKLVYTVTGLPTDNPEMRKLYIESTEELVKAWNFAYKQAFKGSALERSGDYIEMQIAGENGVEAHLGDLDKNIIHFENKPADHGILGVSQVGFNPRSAIVVADSLILYAGNMLQSVGADFRNMKIKQDWDKMKESFREQARAQLAKQQAEEAEAAKKAQTQQGTAQDKAVAATQFTRNMVNMVKGAQTDAKSKMKAKNIGASMNILKAAVAERKSLGGDSNFKFSSPQTQDAWMNKVHKALSEKPGMTPREIETVMAREMLAAKGSKLSAKEKATLAKTVKMGEIHAKMMATMQNAPGCMKTSAELADSSFIAMPFNQALKIEIINTLGHEMGHSQGLTHNFIGSFDKANFANEDGTESKRNYSSIMDYLTPGKFNWDGLGTYDIRALRASHLGLVEATPEMIAKLEGNAASKKLLVNGKYLHVNTIKANFAKNGWANFNKYQVQGVVKEYMYCTDKDVGYEPTCERHDFGTSAQEIVESNINDWESMYVNSFHSWDRLVFDVGTSIRASSMSSYYQFRMRKFMDELFYMLVVDNRNPAIQDYVQASLKTYLFYTQLINTPDANSLFQSADRFIAVPYEKKEVNEKGEETGKTSMDVAIVEKRAIQDISVTKDRLDTVGLEYEKITAMEMLTMKGYPSYKYYYNSIQFSFLDFEKYILGMSPENSLFVNTITGMMLDQLQPTFSNEDVTLQPIQGEKATVTASMRFYAGIYGILNLEASTLRDKDNFATLFKVGSSLGKAPSDRTALSQLGVSEKSKTRLSFWALDNALASQTLVDVAAQKNFFIQNAEVLNPLMQKMAVLQLQNLLTQGQMEAKLTEAKTALTAKLNELNKDGKIVSAEMVKANPNLSIEKQVELMTQLNEQVISISVAVLTKQQGAQEAAQELAAQTAQLAEVLPLLALDFNALNEAMKTAGEALSKQQGLEVLAQLGDVSSQLVDGGGLEVSYGIIMKNLEFLNKLTLMTNPEYNR; translated from the coding sequence ATGTCTAACAAGTCTCAATACGCAAAGGCCTTCACAGCCCTGCTGGCTCTGGCAATCTTTGCTACTGGTTGTACAAAGAAAAGGGACGCCGCTTTGCCGGAAGAAGCCCAGGAAAACATCTTTGCGATCAGTGACATCCCTGAGCTGCAAACTGAGAACTCTCAGTATGAAGTTCAGACTGATGACAGTCTCTCCACTTTAAGCCTGGGGGATTCCTCCAAAGCGACGGCGGAAAAAGGTGTGGTTGCGGTTCGCGACTCCCAGGTTCCAAAACGTCTTAAATATATGTTTAAAGGTCTGGAGATGTCCGGTCAGGCTGGCCAGAAGTACTCCATCACTTTCTCTGTTGATAAGCAGTTCGTGACAGCTTACAAAATCGTGACTGACACTTCTGAGTTGTCCAATCTGGAAAAACACCTGGCCCAGGTGAAAGAGGAAGTTCAGCTTCAAAAGCAACTTCAGAAATCCAAAGACAACAGCAAAGCGAAGTCCATGGTGGCTTCCTTGAAAAAGATCCGTTCAGAAAAGCAGGCTCTTCTCTCCCAGAAGTCTGCAACTCTGCTGGTTCCACTGTTCAAATTCAAAATCAATGGTTACGGTGTTTTGCAAAGAGTTAAAAATCAGTTGAACGAAGAGACCTCCACTCTTCGCATGAAAACAACTGACTGGGCTGATGCAACTCACATCCAGGTGTCCATCAACCCGGCTGATCGTATGCCGGTGGGTATCGACGCGGCTTCTCGCGGCGATCTGGACCGCACATTCGTAATGAACAAAATCAACAATAAGTTGATGACTGCTGGCACTTTGAACTCTGACTATCAGATCCCGGTGAACCTTGAAAAAGACACTCGCATCCTGACTTTGCTGGATGTGGATGCTTTGCATGTGTTTGAAGTGGGTCAGGTTGGTAAAACTGTATTGACTGACTCTCAATTGGCTCAGTTGAAATCCGGCGCTAAAAACGCCAACGTTCGTCAATGTACCGAAGAAATCGTAAAAGCTCTTCCGGCTGATGCTCAACAAAACTGTATCCTGGTTCTGCGTTACGATGTTCCAGTAACATATGTACGCCCGGAACTGCCAGTTGTTGACTACGAAGGCAACCAGGACGCAACGATCTCTTTCAAAGAGGTTCGTGCTGGTGACTCTGTAGGTCTGGTTCAGATCGCTCAAAACGTACAAGCTAAAAAAGTAGAGGCGAACACTCAGTTCGACCCGCGCACTACAATCAAAATTGCTGATGTTAAAGGCAAAGAATTCTTCTATAAGCGCACGATCGAAGACGTGGCATTCTCTGCTGCTTCCCCAGGTTTGGCTGCTGGTATGGCCGGTTCTTTGACTATCGTTAAGTTCGACCTTGAAGAATCCCGCGTAGTGGTTCGCAAGGCGGACCTGATCGCCAACTACAAATCCGGCACAAACGCAGTGGACTATGAAGAGCTGATGTCTTTGCCGGTGAAATACCTGAAACTGGAAGAAAAGGACGCTACCGGCGCGAAATACGCAATGGCTCGTCTGGTTGAAACTTCCCGTAAAGATGCTGACTACATGGAATTGGACTGGACGAAGAATTCTCTTCCACAGGACAAATCCCCTTACGCTGCTATCTATGACGGTTGCCTGACTGGTATCGCTGATGCACAGGTAATGGACGTCAACATGAAACTGGATCAGGGTGTGTTGAGCTTCACTCAGCAGTACTCCACAGGTCTTCGCTGGGGTTGCATCGGTGACTTCCAGGCCTTTGATGATTACAACGGAACTCCAGGTTACCAGGCAGCGGTTCGCGTAAAAGAACGCGTATCCTTCAAATTGAATGACGGTTCTACTGACAAAGCGTTTGTTGAATCCATCCCGTTCTCTGCACAAAATGCACTGGGCTACGGTGTTTGGACTATCGGTCAGGCAAATCCTGACAAGAACAACCTGCGTGGTCGCGAAGGCACTGAAAAATCACTGCCGATGGTCCACGATTTCAGAAACGGCAAGAAACTGGTTTACACAGTAACTGGTTTGCCAACTGATAACCCTGAAATGCGCAAGCTTTACATCGAATCCACTGAAGAGCTGGTGAAGGCATGGAACTTTGCTTACAAACAAGCCTTTAAAGGTTCCGCTTTGGAGCGCTCTGGTGACTATATCGAAATGCAGATCGCCGGTGAAAACGGTGTGGAAGCTCACTTGGGTGACCTTGATAAGAACATCATCCACTTCGAGAACAAACCTGCTGACCACGGCATCCTGGGAGTATCTCAGGTTGGTTTCAACCCTCGCTCTGCGATCGTGGTTGCTGACTCTTTGATCCTTTATGCTGGTAACATGCTGCAAAGCGTGGGTGCGGACTTCCGCAACATGAAGATCAAACAAGACTGGGACAAAATGAAAGAGAGCTTCCGTGAACAGGCTCGCGCTCAGTTGGCTAAACAGCAGGCTGAAGAGGCTGAGGCAGCTAAAAAAGCCCAGACTCAGCAAGGCACAGCCCAGGACAAAGCGGTCGCTGCGACTCAATTCACACGTAACATGGTGAACATGGTCAAAGGTGCCCAGACTGATGCCAAGTCCAAAATGAAGGCTAAGAACATCGGCGCTTCCATGAACATCCTGAAAGCGGCGGTGGCTGAGCGTAAATCTTTGGGTGGCGACAGCAACTTCAAGTTCTCTTCTCCGCAGACTCAGGACGCTTGGATGAACAAAGTTCACAAGGCGTTGTCTGAAAAACCGGGCATGACTCCTCGTGAAATCGAGACAGTGATGGCTCGTGAAATGCTGGCGGCAAAGGGTTCCAAGCTGTCTGCGAAAGAAAAAGCGACTTTGGCTAAAACTGTTAAAATGGGTGAAATCCACGCCAAAATGATGGCGACGATGCAGAACGCTCCAGGTTGTATGAAAACATCCGCGGAACTGGCTGACTCCAGCTTTATCGCGATGCCATTCAACCAGGCTTTGAAGATCGAGATCATCAATACACTGGGTCACGAGATGGGTCACTCCCAGGGTTTGACTCACAACTTCATCGGTTCCTTCGACAAAGCGAACTTCGCTAACGAAGACGGCACTGAAAGCAAACGTAACTACTCTTCCATCATGGACTACCTGACTCCAGGCAAGTTCAACTGGGATGGTCTGGGTACTTACGACATCCGCGCTTTGCGTGCTTCGCACCTGGGCTTGGTTGAAGCGACTCCAGAAATGATCGCGAAGCTTGAAGGTAACGCTGCTTCCAAGAAACTTCTTGTTAACGGCAAGTACCTGCACGTGAACACGATCAAAGCTAACTTCGCCAAAAACGGCTGGGCTAACTTCAACAAGTACCAGGTTCAGGGCGTGGTGAAAGAGTACATGTACTGCACAGACAAAGACGTTGGTTACGAGCCTACGTGTGAGCGTCACGACTTCGGTACTTCCGCTCAAGAGATCGTTGAATCCAATATCAACGACTGGGAAAGCATGTACGTGAATTCGTTCCACTCTTGGGACCGCCTGGTATTCGATGTTGGAACTTCCATCCGTGCAAGCTCCATGTCCTCTTACTACCAGTTCCGTATGCGCAAGTTCATGGACGAGTTGTTCTACATGCTGGTTGTTGACAACAGAAACCCTGCGATCCAGGACTACGTACAGGCTTCTTTGAAGACGTACCTGTTCTACACGCAACTGATCAACACTCCGGATGCGAACTCCCTGTTCCAGAGCGCGGACCGTTTCATTGCGGTTCCTTACGAGAAGAAAGAAGTGAACGAAAAGGGTGAAGAGACTGGCAAGACTTCCATGGATGTTGCGATCGTTGAAAAACGTGCAATCCAGGACATCTCTGTAACCAAAGACCGTCTGGACACTGTAGGCCTTGAGTACGAAAAAATCACGGCCATGGAAATGCTGACTATGAAGGGATACCCTTCATACAAGTACTACTACAACAGCATCCAGTTCTCGTTCCTGGATTTCGAAAAGTATATCCTTGGCATGAGCCCGGAAAACAGCCTGTTCGTGAACACAATCACGGGCATGATGCTGGATCAACTGCAGCCGACGTTCTCTAACGAAGACGTTACTTTGCAGCCAATCCAGGGTGAAAAAGCGACGGTGACGGCTTCCATGAGATTCTATGCCGGTATTTACGGCATCCTGAATCTGGAAGCATCCACTCTGCGTGACAAAGACAACTTTGCAACTCTGTTCAAAGTTGGCAGCAGCCTGGGTAAAGCGCCTTCTGACAGAACGGCTTTGAGCCAGCTCGGTGTATCTGAGAAATCCAAAACTCGTCTGAGCTTCTGGGCTTTGGACAACGCTTTGGCTTCCCAGACTCTGGTTGATGTGGCGGCTCAGAAAAACTTCTTCATCCAGAATGCAGAAGTTCTGAACCCACTGATGCAGAAAATGGCGGTCCTTCAGCTTCAGAACCTTCTGACTCAAGGTCAGATGGAAGCGAAACTGACTGAAGCGAAGACGGCTCTGACGGCGAAACTGAACGAGCTGAACAAAGATGGCAAAATCGTTTCTGCTGAAATGGTTAAAGCCAATCCGAACCTGAGCATTGAAAAACAAGTTGAGTTGATGACTCAACTGAATGAGCAGGTGATCTCTATCTCTGTAGCGGTTCTGACTAAACAACAGGGCGCTCAAGAGGCAGCTCAGGAATTGGCAGCTCAGACAGCTCAATTGGCAGAAGTTCTTCCATTACTGGCTTTGGACTTCAACGCTCTGAACGAAGCAATGAAAACTGCTGGCGAAGCTCTGAGCAAGCAGCAGGGTCTGGAAGTTCTGGCTCAACTGGGTGACGTTTCATCCCAGTTGGTTGATGGCGGCGGTCTGGAAGTTTCCTACGGCATCATCATGAAGAACCTTGAGTTCCTGAACAAGCTGACTCTGATGACAAACCCAGAGTACAACAGATAA